AGTGTGAATGTTTTCTACCTCAATAATATGAGGAAAGTCGTAAATGGACATGTTTTTCAAGGCAAGAGTTTTGGTAAGAATGGCTCTTGTACCGGAGCCGTGTTCACGAAGGAGCAGACGTTCCGAGGTCAAGTCCCGTAAGGAAGTGACGGGATTTTGAAAAACATGGTCTTTTGATGCAACAGCAATGTATTCTTCTGACTGAAAAATACGGGTTTGGTAATTATCCCCTTTAAAATATCCCTCTACAATGGCAAAATCAATGAGACCATCGCATAAAAGGGAAAGCAATTTCTGGGTGTTTCCATACCGAATATGAAAATCTGTATCAGGGTGTGCCTGGATAAATTTTGCCAGAGCAGGCACAATGGCGTATTCTCCGATAGTCATAGTCACACCAAAGGTCAAAACTCTTTTTTGTGTCAGACTTTCTTTCATGCGCTTTTTTAAAGTATTTTCATCATTTCTCATAGCTTCTAGGGCCGAGCGGAGAATTTCTCCTGCAGGTGTAAGCAGGAGTTTTTTCTTATCACGGATAAATAAGGGTGAATCGTATTCTTTTTCCAAGTATTTTATATGTTGTGAGACAGCAGGCTGTGTCAGGTTTAATTTCTCAGCAGCATGGGTAAAATTCATATATTCACATACTGTTAAAAAAGTTTCCATTCGAAAATCTAACATAAAGACTACCTCCGAGAAAATAGGAAATTTCTAGTATAATCATAACAAATATTTATGATTATATCAATATTTATAATTTTACAAAATGATAAATATGAAATATAGTAAGGATGTAGAAAAACAGAGAATATGGAGGAGAAAAAATATGTATGATATGATTATTATTGGGGCAGGACCGGCAGGTATCAGTGCAGGAATTTATGCGGTAAGCAGAGGAAAGAAAGCATTGATTTTAGAAAAGAATGAAGTAGGGGGATTAATTGGAAAAGTTTCTACAGTGACACATTATGTAGGTGTATCTCAGGGGGAAACAGGATATATTTTTGCAGAAAAATTAAAAACACAGGCAGAAAATGCAGGTGTAGAAATCAGAAAAGAAGACGTAATCGAAGTAGAATTAAAAGGTGAAATCAAAAAAATTCGGACAACAAATCAAGAATATCAGGCAAAAAAAGTTATTCTTGCCAATGGAACGTCTCCCAGAATGTTAAACATTGAAGGAGAAAAGCAGTTGACAGGAAAGGGTATGCGTATGAACGCTGCAAAGGATG
The DNA window shown above is from Blautia hansenii DSM 20583 and carries:
- a CDS encoding LysR family transcriptional regulator — protein: MLDFRMETFLTVCEYMNFTHAAEKLNLTQPAVSQHIKYLEKEYDSPLFIRDKKKLLLTPAGEILRSALEAMRNDENTLKKRMKESLTQKRVLTFGVTMTIGEYAIVPALAKFIQAHPDTDFHIRYGNTQKLLSLLCDGLIDFAIVEGYFKGDNYQTRIFQSEEYIAVASKDHVFQNPVTSLRDLTSERLLLREHGSGTRAILTKTLALKNMSIYDFPHIIEVENIHTIVSLLCEDCGISFLYKAAVEKEIQQGILKQIPLSDFMVMHDFTFIWNKDSIFSEEYEGIFQELLRLSK